One Ethanoligenens harbinense YUAN-3 genomic window carries:
- a CDS encoding helix-turn-helix domain-containing protein — METALHPVKMLTIKEAARLVPGLTRYRIRTMCINGELPCVRAGRKYLICEQVLLEYLLHPKQEAKQPVVNGIRRVDAR; from the coding sequence TTGGAGACTGCATTACATCCCGTCAAAATGTTGACCATCAAGGAAGCGGCTCGGCTCGTGCCCGGACTGACCCGTTACCGCATCCGCACCATGTGCATCAACGGAGAGCTGCCCTGCGTCCGGGCGGGGCGAAAGTATCTGATCTGTGAGCAGGTGCTGCTCGAATATCTTCTGCATCCGAAGCAGGAGGCAAAACAGCCGGTTGTCAATGGCATCCGTCGGGTGGATGCCCGATAG
- a CDS encoding relaxase/mobilization nuclease domain-containing protein has product MGTTRIIPMHGSAGKSITRAISAHTNYAMNPAKTRGGALISAYECSPETVDVEFAFSKKIYTDLTGRTSSARKDVVAYQIRQSFKPGEVAPETANEIGYKLAMEFTKGQHAFIVATHIDKAHAHNHIIFNSTTLDCTHKFNNYGYSIKAVQRISDQLCQKYGLSVVEHPAAKGKHYAEWVAERKGTSWKALLRRTIDEALPDCKNFEMLLARMRKQGYEIKRGKYISFRAVGQERFTRAKTLGANYTEQALCERLMEQVRQPAPQKLPQHVGAIQWLVDIQAKMQVGKGPGYEHWAKLFNLKEMARTMNFLSEHGISDMEQLQQRVAELQSSFSDGLEQMKVADRRLKENSALRKNYADYLKTKPVYDAYRKSKRPDAYRDAYEADLLVYEAARRNLAAFHLNQRPDISALQMENAELSAPKKALYAEYQQTKQEMLEWRTVQGNAERLLRQSEKTLENQRSSDIER; this is encoded by the coding sequence TTGGGAACGACTCGCATCATCCCCATGCATGGCAGCGCGGGCAAAAGCATCACGCGCGCCATCTCAGCCCATACGAATTATGCCATGAATCCGGCCAAGACGCGTGGCGGGGCGCTGATCTCCGCCTATGAGTGCAGCCCGGAAACCGTGGATGTGGAATTCGCTTTCTCCAAGAAAATTTACACTGACCTGACTGGGCGAACATCCAGCGCCCGGAAAGACGTGGTGGCCTATCAGATCAGACAGTCGTTCAAGCCGGGCGAGGTTGCGCCGGAAACGGCAAACGAGATTGGCTACAAGCTGGCGATGGAGTTTACAAAAGGCCAGCACGCCTTTATCGTAGCGACGCATATCGACAAGGCCCATGCTCACAACCACATCATTTTCAACTCCACCACGCTGGACTGCACCCATAAATTCAACAATTACGGCTATTCCATCAAAGCCGTGCAACGTATCAGCGACCAGCTTTGTCAGAAATATGGGCTTTCCGTGGTGGAACATCCCGCCGCCAAAGGCAAGCACTATGCCGAATGGGTCGCCGAGCGCAAAGGGACGAGCTGGAAAGCCCTGTTACGCCGGACGATTGACGAGGCGCTCCCCGATTGCAAGAATTTTGAGATGCTGCTCGCGCGGATGCGGAAACAGGGTTATGAAATCAAGCGCGGCAAATACATATCGTTTCGTGCTGTGGGGCAAGAGCGTTTCACACGCGCCAAAACCTTAGGGGCCAACTACACGGAACAGGCGCTCTGCGAGCGGCTCATGGAGCAAGTACGGCAACCTGCGCCGCAGAAGCTCCCCCAGCATGTCGGCGCAATTCAGTGGCTGGTGGATATACAGGCGAAAATGCAGGTGGGCAAAGGCCCCGGTTATGAGCACTGGGCAAAGTTGTTCAATCTCAAAGAAATGGCCCGGACAATGAATTTTCTGTCCGAACACGGTATTTCCGATATGGAGCAGCTACAGCAGCGGGTCGCGGAACTGCAAAGCTCCTTTTCCGATGGGCTGGAGCAGATGAAAGTTGCGGATAGACGGCTGAAAGAAAACTCCGCGCTTCGCAAAAATTACGCGGACTATCTCAAAACCAAGCCGGTTTACGATGCTTATCGAAAAAGCAAACGCCCTGATGCCTACCGCGACGCCTACGAGGCCGATCTATTGGTTTATGAGGCAGCGCGCCGGAATCTGGCCGCTTTTCACTTGAACCAACGCCCGGATATAAGCGCGCTGCAAATGGAAAACGCAGAACTTTCAGCCCCAAAGAAGGCGCTCTACGCAGAGTACCAACAGACCAAACAGGAAATGCTGGAATGGCGGACGGTGCAGGGGAATGCGGAACGGCTGCTCCGGCAGTCAGAGAAGACTTTGGAAAATCAGCGCTCAAGCGATATTGAAAGATAA
- a CDS encoding tyrosine-type recombinase/integrase, whose translation MANITKRKNKDGSTAYLIRVYVDETGTGHQIVKSMTWKPKPGMRPSAEEKELNIQSTLFEEQVKQGLTAFGGSTRFSDYAKEWIENESLAFKTKERYTEMLERINAAIGHIRLDKLQAHHLEAFYKNLAEAGVNHRGSYAVSEKLDALMKKQKLTRAALAMQAGVAAITISSAARGKHISSEKAAAICKALGKPVDAVFTIHMSDTGLSDKTILHHHRLISAILAKAKRERLVPFNVAAEHATAPKAAHKEAKYLDDEQAHTLLTLLLNEPDIRVKAALILLLFSGARRGELCGLSWPDIDFERHLINIERASQYQSGKGVVEKSTKNESSIRSIKIPAFVVELLGAYRAWWNKQKLLYGESWHGEKERLFVQADGKPINPDTINYWMNRFLEQHQLEHITPHGLRHTFATLQIAAGVDIRTLQARTGHAQASTLVNIYSHAIKSAQEAASDALEDILLPPTDKSKGKTS comes from the coding sequence ATGGCAAATATCACGAAACGGAAAAATAAGGACGGTAGCACAGCCTATCTCATTCGCGTTTATGTGGATGAAACCGGCACCGGCCACCAGATCGTAAAGTCCATGACGTGGAAGCCCAAACCCGGTATGCGCCCATCCGCCGAAGAAAAAGAGCTGAACATACAGTCCACTCTTTTTGAAGAGCAGGTTAAGCAGGGCCTTACCGCTTTCGGAGGTTCCACCCGATTCAGCGACTATGCAAAAGAATGGATTGAAAACGAGTCGCTTGCTTTTAAGACCAAAGAACGGTACACGGAAATGTTAGAACGCATCAATGCTGCCATTGGGCATATTCGGCTGGATAAGCTGCAAGCGCATCATCTGGAAGCATTCTACAAAAATCTGGCCGAGGCGGGCGTTAACCATCGCGGCAGCTATGCTGTATCGGAAAAATTGGATGCTCTCATGAAAAAGCAAAAACTGACGCGGGCCGCTTTAGCTATGCAAGCTGGTGTGGCTGCTATTACGATCAGCTCCGCTGCCCGTGGAAAACATATCAGTTCTGAAAAGGCAGCGGCCATCTGCAAGGCGCTGGGCAAGCCAGTAGACGCCGTTTTTACAATTCATATGAGCGATACCGGATTATCCGATAAAACGATCTTGCATCATCACAGGCTCATCAGCGCCATTCTCGCCAAAGCCAAGCGTGAACGGCTGGTTCCGTTCAATGTGGCCGCCGAGCATGCTACTGCACCCAAAGCCGCACACAAAGAGGCCAAATATTTGGACGATGAACAGGCGCACACGCTGCTTACGCTACTGCTGAACGAGCCGGACATTCGCGTGAAAGCCGCCCTCATTCTTTTGCTCTTTTCCGGTGCACGCCGGGGGGAACTGTGCGGCCTGTCATGGCCAGACATAGACTTTGAACGGCATCTTATCAATATTGAGCGGGCCTCACAGTATCAGAGCGGGAAAGGTGTGGTAGAAAAATCGACGAAAAATGAGAGCAGCATTCGCTCCATCAAAATACCGGCTTTTGTAGTTGAACTGCTCGGCGCTTACCGTGCATGGTGGAATAAGCAGAAACTGCTGTATGGGGAGAGCTGGCACGGAGAAAAGGAACGGCTATTTGTTCAGGCAGACGGCAAGCCGATTAACCCGGACACCATCAATTACTGGATGAATCGTTTTCTGGAGCAGCACCAGCTTGAACACATCACGCCTCACGGCCTACGGCATACGTTCGCGACATTACAGATTGCGGCCGGTGTAGATATCCGCACATTGCAGGCACGCACCGGACATGCGCAGGCCAGCACACTAGTCAACATTTACAGCCACGCTATTAAGAGCGCGCAGGAAGCCGCCAGCGACGCGCTGGAAGATATTTTACTGCCACCAACAGATAAGAGCAAAGGAAAGACCTCGTGA
- a CDS encoding plasmid mobilization protein, with the protein MAKERGVGIYFKVSEKERGLIGKRCEEAGIRNLSAYLRKMALNGYIIRLDITTLKDLVRLMHVTANNVNQIARRINETHSVYFEDMQDLQQGYSQVWSGVRNVLRELSKLT; encoded by the coding sequence TTGGCAAAAGAACGCGGCGTTGGTATCTATTTCAAAGTTTCAGAAAAAGAACGAGGGCTGATTGGGAAACGCTGTGAGGAGGCCGGCATTCGAAACCTGTCCGCTTATTTGCGGAAAATGGCGCTCAACGGCTATATTATCCGGCTGGATATTACCACGTTGAAAGATCTGGTGCGCCTGATGCACGTCACAGCCAACAATGTCAATCAGATTGCCCGCCGGATCAATGAAACGCACAGCGTTTATTTCGAGGATATGCAGGACTTGCAGCAGGGCTACTCCCAAGTCTGGAGTGGCGTGCGGAACGTTCTGCGGGAACTGTCAAAACTGACTTGA
- a CDS encoding helix-turn-helix domain-containing protein: MADERKNENRIFAKHLRELLDNAGHTQQDVADYVGVTRQAVAQWKDGKTIPDINNFRALARFFEVPYEYLIGDTESRVREHFDLADTLGLSDAAIHALQSYRREQLDEDSQPTCITQSEIISRILADKNFWRFLGDLQGSIQKHKQAHDREMRETADQSMPTGASQELVREARQTGYEILSNKELSDFYAYRAETTIRNIVMDMPEQWLMETLGIRKPAFYEGEPESPDDLLEDDLEEGDTDHGKYHETEK, encoded by the coding sequence ATGGCCGATGAGCGCAAAAACGAGAACCGCATCTTCGCAAAGCACCTGCGGGAGCTGTTGGACAATGCCGGGCACACCCAGCAGGACGTGGCGGATTATGTCGGCGTAACCCGGCAGGCCGTGGCGCAGTGGAAAGACGGCAAAACCATCCCGGACATCAACAATTTCCGGGCGCTGGCGCGTTTTTTCGAGGTGCCTTATGAATATCTGATCGGCGATACAGAAAGCCGTGTACGGGAGCATTTCGACTTGGCGGATACGCTGGGGCTTTCAGATGCCGCTATCCATGCCTTACAAAGCTACCGCCGTGAGCAGTTGGACGAGGATAGTCAACCTACCTGTATCACGCAGTCTGAAATCATTTCCCGTATCTTGGCGGATAAGAACTTCTGGCGGTTTCTGGGCGATCTTCAAGGGAGCATCCAAAAACATAAGCAGGCGCACGACCGGGAGATGCGGGAAACCGCCGACCAGTCTATGCCGACCGGTGCTTCACAGGAACTTGTGCGGGAAGCACGGCAGACCGGCTATGAAATTCTCAGCAACAAGGAATTGTCCGATTTCTATGCGTACCGCGCGGAAACGACCATCCGCAACATTGTGATGGATATGCCGGAACAATGGCTGATGGAAACGTTGGGCATCCGCAAGCCCGCTTTTTATGAGGGCGAACCGGAATCCCCGGATGATTTGCTGGAAGATGATCTGGAGGAAGGGGATACCGATCATGGCAAATATCACGAAACGGAAAAATAA
- a CDS encoding alanine/glycine:cation symporter family protein: MPVLENILGLLASALWGQPLLFALFGTHVFLTVRLRGIQRFIGKAIHFSVTKEKGANGDVSPFAALTTSLAATLGTGNIIGVATAVAAGGPGAVFWMWISGIFGMATKYTEALLSVKYRMRRGNAMAGGPMYVMQNGLRCKPLGCVFAFFTAVAALGVGASVQSNSIAALFQQTFRVPPVVSGLVTALLAGCILLGGIRSISKVCNLLIPAAGALYIFSNLIILWMGWHSIPQSLALILQSAFCGQAAVGGFVGAAAKDAIRFGISRGLFSNEAGLGSSPIVDAAAQCKNPVRQALVSSTGVFWDTVVLAALTGIMLVNSGVWRQGLDGGALTNAVFHSIPVMGPGILAVALFTFAFATCIGWSYYAEKAVEYLFGPHAILPYQCVYIAMIFFGGVISVNAVWNFSDIANALMAIPNLISLWALSGIAVRETRREMRRGGLLHR, from the coding sequence GTGCCTGTATTGGAAAACATTTTGGGGCTTCTCGCATCGGCGTTGTGGGGACAGCCTTTGCTTTTTGCCCTGTTTGGTACGCATGTGTTTCTCACAGTCCGCCTGCGCGGCATCCAGCGCTTTATCGGAAAAGCCATCCATTTTTCCGTCACAAAAGAAAAGGGCGCAAACGGAGATGTCTCTCCGTTTGCGGCCCTCACCACTTCACTGGCCGCCACGCTGGGCACCGGCAATATCATCGGCGTAGCCACGGCGGTAGCAGCTGGCGGTCCGGGGGCAGTTTTCTGGATGTGGATATCCGGCATCTTCGGCATGGCGACCAAATATACCGAAGCGCTGCTCTCCGTCAAATATCGTATGCGGCGGGGAAACGCCATGGCCGGAGGCCCTATGTATGTAATGCAGAACGGCCTGCGCTGCAAGCCGCTCGGCTGCGTGTTCGCTTTTTTTACCGCCGTTGCCGCTCTGGGAGTAGGCGCCTCCGTGCAGTCCAACTCCATCGCCGCGCTGTTTCAGCAGACTTTCCGCGTCCCCCCTGTCGTAAGCGGGCTGGTCACCGCCCTGCTGGCCGGCTGCATCCTTTTAGGCGGTATCCGCAGCATTTCAAAAGTCTGCAACCTGCTGATCCCGGCCGCAGGCGCACTCTATATTTTCAGCAACCTCATCATTCTGTGGATGGGGTGGCACAGCATACCGCAAAGCCTGGCGCTCATTCTGCAAAGCGCGTTCTGCGGGCAGGCGGCTGTCGGCGGATTTGTCGGAGCCGCCGCAAAAGACGCCATCCGATTCGGTATCTCGCGGGGGCTGTTTTCCAACGAGGCCGGCCTGGGCTCCTCCCCCATCGTGGACGCCGCCGCCCAGTGCAAAAATCCCGTGCGCCAGGCGCTCGTTTCTTCCACCGGCGTCTTCTGGGACACCGTTGTGCTGGCGGCGCTTACCGGTATCATGCTGGTTAATTCCGGCGTCTGGCGACAGGGGTTGGACGGCGGCGCGCTCACAAACGCCGTGTTCCACAGCATCCCCGTCATGGGGCCCGGCATATTGGCCGTCGCGCTATTCACCTTTGCGTTCGCCACCTGCATCGGCTGGTCATACTACGCGGAAAAAGCAGTGGAATATCTATTTGGTCCGCACGCGATCCTGCCGTATCAGTGCGTCTACATCGCCATGATCTTTTTCGGCGGTGTCATTTCCGTAAACGCCGTATGGAATTTTTCAGACATCGCCAACGCGCTCATGGCCATTCCCAACCTTATATCTCTGTGGGCGCTGAGTGGCATCGCCGTACGGGAGACCCGCCGGGAAATGCGCCGTGGAGGGTTGCTGCACCGCTAA